AATAGCCGCTAGCACCCGCCCGCAAAGACTCGAAGATCAGTTCATTGTCTTCGTAAATCGTCAGCATCAACGCGTCGATCTCCGGCCAGCGTTGTTTGAGGCGGCGCACGCCCTCGATGCCGGACATGCGTCCCGGATGAAATTTGATATCCATCAAAATCACCTCGGGCAAATCGTGCTCAAGACGGCTCAAGGCGGTTTCGCAATCCGCATAGGCGCCGGTGCAAATGAAACCGGGAGCATTGCCGATGATAATCGCCAGGCTCTCGCGAATATCGTTTTCGTCTTCAGCGATGGCTACACGAATCATACGCTTGCCACTGTTTTACCGTTTTGGGGGCGGACAGGATTGCCGTTTTTGTGAGGCTCGAACCTCTGCTGCTGATTAATTTTTCCAGTGAAGCGAATTGCCGTGCCCTTGCCGGGGCGCGAGATGATCTGCAACTCGCCCTGAATTGCAGCGGCGCGCGCCTGCATGTTGCGCAAACCTTTGCCGCGCGGACTCATGCCAATCTCGAAGCCGTTGCCGTCGTCGAGCAGAGTGACGCTGTAGCCGCCATTCTCACGTGCAAACGCGCAGGTCACGTTGCGGCAGTTCTCGCGCGTGTGTTTCAAAATGTTGTTCATGCCCTCTTTGAAAATGCAGGTCAAATTTTGGCGCGTTTCCATGGATAAATGGGTGTGCTCAAGCTCGGCGCCAAGCCCGGTGAGGCAAAAGCGAATGCCGGTGCGGTCGAAGAGTTTGTCGCCAAAATCTTTGAGTTTGAGCGCGGTGTCGTGCAGCGTGCTTTCTTCGGGATCAAGCGACCAGATGAAGTCGCTCATGTCCTTGTGCAAGCTCGCTGCAACGTTCATGATGCGACTGAGATAGTCGTCAATGTCCCGGTTGTTTTGGTGCAAACGGGATTGCAGCACGCCGCAGAACAACGAAATTTTCGTGAGCTTGTGGCCGGACTCGTCGTGAAAATCAGCCGCGATTTGCTTGCGCACGCGCTCGCGTTCCTCCAGTTTGGCCTGCGCCACAGCCTGAAAACGCGCCAACTGTTCTTCATTCTTAATGCGCGCGATTTCCGCGGCGCGTTCCCGCTCTTGCCGCAGGCGCGCGCGATGCCAGCCTGTAATCAACAAAACGAATGCAAGGCCTGCTGCGCTATAAAACCACCAGGTTCGCCAAAACGGCGGCGTGATGATGATTTTGAGGGAGGCGCCGTTTTCATTCCAAACACCTTCGCCGTTTGAGCCTTTCACACGGAAAACGTAGGCGCCGGGTTGCAGTCCGGTGTAACTTGCCGTGTTTTGCGTGCCGCTATAAATCCAATCGCGATCCAACCCCTCCAGGTGGTAAGCATATTCATTCTTTTCCGGACGTGAATAATTCAGCGCGGCAAATTCGAAGGTGAGAAAATTACTGTCATGGGGCAAACGAAGCGCCTCCGCATTGCGTTGAATTTGTTGGAAGGCAATCGCCTTATCAAAAATTTTCAGCGAGGTGAGCGCCACCGGCGGCACGAACGTGTTGCGTACCGTCGCTGCCGGATGGAAACGATTGATGCCGTTAATGCCGCCCCAAAACATCTCGCCCTTATCGTTTTTGAAATAAGCGCCGGCATTGAACATGTTGCTTTGCAGCCCATCGGAAATGTCGTAGTTGCGAAACGTTTCCGTTCGCGTATCGAAGCGCGTCAGGCCTTTTTTGGTGCTCAACCACAGCCCGCCGGCCTGGTCTTCCAAAATGCCACAGATGACGCCGTTCGGCAGGCCGTCCGCTTCGGTGTAATTCTCAAAAGTTTTGTTGGCATGGTTGAGTTTGCTCAGGCCGTCGCTCGTGCCGGCCCATATATTTCCGGCGCTGTCCAAGTGAATCGCATAAACATAATCGTTGCTCAAACTCGCAGGATCAGCAAGGCGGTGGCGGTATCTCTCGAAGGTTTGAGTTTGGCGATCGAGTTTGTTCAACCCGACGTAGGTGCCGAGCCAGAGGTTGCCGTCGTGATCCTCCGCAATGGCATGAATAAAATCGCTGCTGAGACTCGCAGAATCAGCCGCCTCGTGCTGATAGCGCGTGAATTGTTTGCGCGCGCGATCAAAGCGATTCAAGCCGCCGCCATCTGTGCCCACCCACAGCGTGCCGGCGCGATCTTCATAAACGACATTGACATTGTCGTTGCTTAAGCTCTGCGGATTTTCTGCGTCAGTGGAATAATAAAAAAATGCTTTGCGCTTTGGATCAAACTCGCATAAGCCACTGCGAAATGTGCCAATCCACAAATGGCCTCGTTTATCTTCGATAATCGAGGTGATGAAGTTCGAGCGCAGTGCTGTTGGCGTTTTGTGATTGGCGCCGAATTGAGCCATGCGCCGCCCTTCAGGGCTCAGTTGTGTCAACCCGCCGCCGAACGTACCCACCCAAATTGCGCCCGAACGATCCTGACAAATCGCGCGTACGTCGCCATAACTCAAGCCGCTCGCGGGCACGGTTTCTTCGCGGACATGTTCAAATTGTTGCCGGTAAGGATCGAGTTTATCCACTCCGCCTTGATACGAGCCGATCCAAAGAATGCCAGAACGATCTTCGCAAAGCGCGACAATAACATTGCTGCTCAAGGAATAGGCTTGCGCCGGATCGCGCTGCACACGCAGGAAGCGGCCGGTGGCGGGATCGAACCGGTTCAGTCCGCCTCCCATGGTTCCTACCCAGAGATTGCCATTGCGATCTTCGACAATCGGCCCGATTTCATTTTGGCTTAAACTGTGGGGATTGTCCGGCTCATGCACATAGTGAACAAATTCGGCGCGTTCGGGTGAAGGAAGGGTTTTTGTTTCCGCCGTTGTCTCTTCGGCAAAGACGAGTCGATTCAATCCGCCGCCGATCGTGCCAATCCATAAATTGCCAGCGCGATCTTCATAAATGGAGTTGACGGCATTGCGGCTCAAGCTTTTGGCATTTGCCGGTTCGTGCTTGAAGCGCAGGAAATCTTCCCGCGTGGTATCAAGCAGATTCAGGCCGCCGCCGATGGCCCCGGCCCACAATCGCCCACTGCCATCTTTGAGAAGCGCACGCACAGAAGTCTGCTGTATCTTGTCATTCGCAAAAGAGGAGAACTGATAATGGACGAATGTCGCGTGAGCGAGAGAGGAGTCCGTTGCCTTCCCGGTTTTAAAGCCTTTTTCGATATGAAGCCGGTCGAGACCATGATCTGTGCCGAGCCAAAGCCTGCCGTGTTCATCTTCAGCAATGGCCCAAACCATATTGTTGCTCAAGCTTGCGGGATTTGCCGGATCGTGCATGAAGCGCGTAAACTTTTCCGTGAGCGGGTCGAAGCGATTCAGCCCGCCGCCCCAGGTGCCGATCCAAAGATAACCCTGTTGATCTTCGTAGATCGCGATGATGTCGTTGTAGGAAATTGAATGTGCGTCGTTGGGATCGTGGCGATAGATGGTGTAGCGCCGGCCGTCGTATTTGACCAGGCCGTACATTGTCCCAAACCACATGAAACCGGTTTGATCTTGATGAATCGCATAAACGAGATTAT
Above is a genomic segment from Cytophagia bacterium CHB2 containing:
- a CDS encoding GGDEF domain-containing protein; amino-acid sequence: MHTPRPVMSLRRQLLILGILSFACLLRAQDFPLRFDHLSLEQGISHNLVYAIHQDQTGFMWFGTMYGLVKYDGRRYTIYRHDPNDAHSISYNDIIAIYEDQQGYLWIGTWGGGLNRFDPLTEKFTRFMHDPANPASLSNNMVWAIAEDEHGRLWLGTDHGLDRLHIEKGFKTGKATDSSLAHATFVHYQFSSFANDKIQQTSVRALLKDGSGRLWAGAIGGGLNLLDTTREDFLRFKHEPANAKSLSRNAVNSIYEDRAGNLWIGTIGGGLNRLVFAEETTAETKTLPSPERAEFVHYVHEPDNPHSLSQNEIGPIVEDRNGNLWVGTMGGGLNRFDPATGRFLRVQRDPAQAYSLSSNVIVALCEDRSGILWIGSYQGGVDKLDPYRQQFEHVREETVPASGLSYGDVRAICQDRSGAIWVGTFGGGLTQLSPEGRRMAQFGANHKTPTALRSNFITSIIEDKRGHLWIGTFRSGLCEFDPKRKAFFYYSTDAENPQSLSNDNVNVVYEDRAGTLWVGTDGGGLNRFDRARKQFTRYQHEAADSASLSSDFIHAIAEDHDGNLWLGTYVGLNKLDRQTQTFERYRHRLADPASLSNDYVYAIHLDSAGNIWAGTSDGLSKLNHANKTFENYTEADGLPNGVICGILEDQAGGLWLSTKKGLTRFDTRTETFRNYDISDGLQSNMFNAGAYFKNDKGEMFWGGINGINRFHPAATVRNTFVPPVALTSLKIFDKAIAFQQIQRNAEALRLPHDSNFLTFEFAALNYSRPEKNEYAYHLEGLDRDWIYSGTQNTASYTGLQPGAYVFRVKGSNGEGVWNENGASLKIIITPPFWRTWWFYSAAGLAFVLLITGWHRARLRQERERAAEIARIKNEEQLARFQAVAQAKLEERERVRKQIAADFHDESGHKLTKISLFCGVLQSRLHQNNRDIDDYLSRIMNVAASLHKDMSDFIWSLDPEESTLHDTALKLKDFGDKLFDRTGIRFCLTGLGAELEHTHLSMETRQNLTCIFKEGMNNILKHTRENCRNVTCAFARENGGYSVTLLDDGNGFEIGMSPRGKGLRNMQARAAAIQGELQIISRPGKGTAIRFTGKINQQQRFEPHKNGNPVRPQNGKTVASV